One Rhinoderma darwinii isolate aRhiDar2 chromosome 6, aRhiDar2.hap1, whole genome shotgun sequence DNA window includes the following coding sequences:
- the UQCRC2 gene encoding cytochrome b-c1 complex subunit 2, mitochondrial, which translates to MKLFSSARYLSRRLYSATAAAKSEVAGGARLLPEELEITKLPNGLVIASLENYSPASKIGVFVKAGSRTENVNNLGVNHVLRLASNLTTKGASSFKITRGLEAAGAGLSVTSTRENIVYSVECLRDYVDTVMEYLINVTTAPEFRRWEVSEVNSRIKLDKALAYQNPQVGVLENLHAASYRNALANSLFCPDYRIGKVSPDELQQFVQNHFTSSRMALVGLGVSHSVLKQVGEQFLNIRSGAGLASVKAQYRGGEIREQNGNDLVHTAVVVEGASVGSPEANAFSVLQHVLGAGPYIKRGSNTTSKLSQAISKATNQPFDVSAFNASYSDSGLFGVYAISHAATTTDVIKAAVNQVKAVSQGSVTEADITRAKNQLKSHYLLSVDNSSGLLNEIGSQA; encoded by the exons ATGAAGCTGTTCAGCAGTGCCCGGTACCTCTCT AGAAGGCTGTACTCTGCAACAGCAGCCGCAAAGTCAGAAGTTGCTGGAGGTGCACGTCTTCTGCCCGAGGAGCTTGAG ATCACGAAGTTGCCAAATGGACTAGTAATTGCATCTCTAGAGAACTACTCCCCTGCTTCTAAAATTGGAGTATTTGTAAAGGCCGGAAGCAGAACTGAAAATGTCAACAACTTGGGTGTTAATCATGTGCTACGCCTCGCATCTAACCTG ACTACAAAGGGAGCCTCCTCTTTTAAAATAACACGAGGACTAGAAGCTGCTGGTGCAGGATTGAG TGTAACATCTACAAGGGAAAACATTGTGTACTCTGTGGAATGTCTGAGAGACTATGT TGATACTGTGATGGAATATCTCATTAATGTCACTACGGCCCCTGAATTTAGAAGATGGGAAGTGTCTGAAGTTAATAGCAGAATAAAGCTTGATAAAGCTCTGGCTTATCAAAACCCACAAGTCG GTGTCTTGGAAAACCTACATGCAGCATCTTACCGCAATGCACTGGCTAACTCCTTGTTTTGTCCCGACTACAGAATTGGAAAAGTATCACCTGATGAG CTCCAGCAGTTTGTACAGAATCACTTTACAAGCTCAAGAATGGCACTGGTTGGATTAG GTGTCAGTCATTCTGTCCTTAAACAAGTTGGAGAGCAATTCCTTAACATCAGAAGTGGTGCTGGTCTTGCCTCTGTGAAGGCTCAGTATCGTGGAG GTGAGATCCGAGAGCAGAATGGAAACGATCTAGTCCATACTGCTGTTGTTGTAGAAGGGGCATCTGTAGGGAGCCCTGAAGCAAATGCATTTAGTGTGCTCCAGCACGTCCTCGGTGCAGGACCTTACATCAAGAGGGGAAGCAACACTACCAGCAAATTGTCTCAAGCCATATCCAAGGCAACTAATCAGCCCTTTGAC gtttctgCATTTAATGCCAGCTACTCAGATTCTGGTCTTTTTGGAGTGTATGCTATATCTCATGCTGCCACAACAACTGAT gtgatTAAAGCTGCCGTTAACCAGGTAAAAGCTGTTTCGCAAGGCAGTGTCACAGAGGCTGATATTACAAGAGCCAA GAACCAGCTGAAATCACATTACCTGCTGTCTGTTGATAATTCCTCTGGGCTATTGAACGAGATCGGCTCCCAGGCATAG